GCCGGATGACATCGTCGCAGCACGCCTTGACTTGGATGCCTCGTCGAAAGTGTTACGGGCTGTCATCCGCTCATTCAACAGTCGATTTGAATACCCCGAAGAGCTTGATGACGGCTGTCGGATCTCGACTCCATTTCTTAATGTCATTCGGGTTGATGAGCTGCATAACACACTCAAAGTCAATCCTGCCTTTGATTACATCACCCTTCCGGTACGCCTTCTTATCCAAAGTCAACTTCTGCCGTGTCGTCGTCCACTGGAAGACACCGACATCGTCAACAATCCAGTACTGACACGTGAACTTTCCATTCCTGATCCGAACTAGCAGTGAATCACGAAACGCTGCATTCCTCTCATGGAAGAGAAGATCCAGGACATGCCCGTCAACTAACCTGGCTTCACAGAAATTGACAACATGCTTGACCCCGAAAGAGGTGGAAAAACACTTGGACGTGTGCTTCAACCGGGGCGGGTCTTCTACCGGATTCTTGTCGATGCCTCTACTGCTTGTAAAATGGCCATCCGGATGCTTTGTGATCCAATGCGGATAGCTCCACTCATCTGATTCGAAGAACGTATCCGAAAGCTTCGGATCGTAACTAACCTTAGAGGACATCTGCTCAGGCTGCCCCGGCGGAGCTTGCCATATATCGTAGCCAAGGCTATGACCGAGGAGCAACAGGGCTAAGGCAGGCCCCAACAGTATCCATTTGAAAGGTCGGATGCTCATCGAGGTCCTCCGTGTCCTAAGAGGTGCATTGTCTTTCCCCGCGGTTCGTCCCAAAGCCTGGTTTGATCTGAAAAGGTCCCTAACCCCATAACGACAACAACTCCTCCCTGAGTGATGCCAAGTTGGAAAGCAGTTGTGAAACAGTTCAAATTGTGTATCAATTATTAGGAAAGCCGCTGTGACCGCTTCCCGTGCAACCGGCCCGTCGCGGGACCCGGCCCGGCCGCCAGTGAGACATAAGTAGTTTGAATCAGGCGATGAAGCGTATTGCTGAAAAGCGTCTCATGGAGCCGCGGAACCTGTCAAGGGAATTCGCTATGACGAACGTAAACATTGGGTTAGGGGGACAGATTTTCCGTGAGCGCTGGTGGGGTCGGCCCCTCCAGGGCCGTGATACAAATTATTGTGTGGACCATTCTCCACGGGCTTACGAGGCTGTCTCAAAAACGAATTTCAAACAAGGATCGTGCCACGAATTGGACGGAAGTTCAGGTGTTGGGTAGCCTGGAGGCTACGGCCTCCGGGTGCCGAAGGCACAAGAGGTCTGGACCTGTGATACATGACCGGAATCAATGCGAAAAATAGGGGCTTGGACGGTCAGTTCGGCCACAAGACCTCTTGTCGCTTTGCGACCCGGACGTAGTAACGTCCAGGCTACCCGGTCTCGTAACACGATTTGTCTCGTGCCTCGACTTTTGAGACAACCTCTTACGCCCGTGGCTACCGTCGGGCTGCCCCTTCGGGGCATGGGAGACGCTCACGCACGCAAATGAATGATTCCGGCTAATGTATTCATTCATTCACCGCGGCGAAAGACGGTCATTGCAGCGTAGCGAAGCAAATTTCGGCGGTAAAAGGCAGAGATTGCTTTTCGGCGGAATGTGCTATTTCACTCCTCGCGAAGATCCAGCACGGCAAAGCGCCTCGTGTACCAGAATGCCTGCGACGAGTCTCATTTTTTTGTCTTGACGCGGTCGACCAAATGATACTACAAGATTGTCGACAATATTGTGACATAATCGAGAGTCCTCACAGCATGAACAAATCCGTAAGAGAAAAGATCTACGAGCACATCAGGGATGAAATCACCTACTGCCGATTGAATCCCGGGGAACGGCTCACTGAATCAGCTCTGGCAATTACGTTTCGCGCGAGCCGCAGCCCCATCAGAGAGGCTTTGCGCCAATTGGAAACCGAGGGACTGCTCACCTTCGAACCGAACAAGGGCTTTACCGTGTCAAAACTTTCAATCCAACAGGTGGACGAGATCTACAGCATCAGGTGGCTGCTCGAGAGTTATGCCACAAGATTGACAGTGGAAAATATAAGCCAAGAACAAATTGAATTCTTGCAGGAAATTAATGAGAAATGCAGAGTGGCCGCAAACAGTATGGATTTGCCCGGCTGGCTCCAACACAATTCCGTCTTCCACAACTTCTTCTACGACCAGTGCGGGAATGAGAATCTCCGCATGATCTTGCGGACGCTCCAGCGCAGGATCCATCGGTACAAGTACATCATAGTAAGTGTTCCCGGCCATTTCCGGACCTACCTTGAGGAGCACCAAGGCATATTGAAGGCCTGCAAGAGGAGGGACGGCGAAAAAGCCGAGTACTATATGAAAGTCCATCTTCAGACCATCAGAGAAGTGCTTATCGGCCATCTAAAGCGATTTCACGACACGGCCAATTCAGTGGCCGCAAGCGTGTCAGCCCAACCGCGTTGAACGAGGGTGTCATGGACCTGACAAATAGGCTTGCCCTTGTCACTGGCGGGGGAAGAGGCCTGGGTAAGGCCATCTGCCTGATCTTCGCCGAAAAGGGGGCAGATGTGGTCGTCACGGATGTTGATCCCGCGATGGCTGAAAAGACGGCCGCCGAAGTTAGAAGAAAAGGCAGGAAGTCCGCGGCCTTAAAACTGGAT
This portion of the Desulfomonile tiedjei genome encodes:
- a CDS encoding GntR family transcriptional regulator, which codes for MNKSVREKIYEHIRDEITYCRLNPGERLTESALAITFRASRSPIREALRQLETEGLLTFEPNKGFTVSKLSIQQVDEIYSIRWLLESYATRLTVENISQEQIEFLQEINEKCRVAANSMDLPGWLQHNSVFHNFFYDQCGNENLRMILRTLQRRIHRYKYIIVSVPGHFRTYLEEHQGILKACKRRDGEKAEYYMKVHLQTIREVLIGHLKRFHDTANSVAASVSAQPR